GCGATTAGAGGATATTGTAAACACATAGACCTAGCGTTAAGAAAAATCAAACAATATAGACTAAGTAGAATACCTTCTCCAAATTGTAATATTACCCTTCTTAATTCTTAAAACTCTATGTAAAGGTATTATTGTCTCATTATATAAATAAATATAATTATTATCAACTCTCTGGATATCTTTAAATGGTATTTCAACCTCATTCACAAATCTATCCCTAATCACAAGTTGAAAATCTTCTTTCCTGTCCTTATACTTCCAAATAATCATATTAATCGCTTCCTTTATCTTCATTAGCACACCTTTTATATTCTGTTATTTTTATGAATTAGAATCATCTTAAAAAAAGTATTTAGATAATTATCTATGTCTGAATTTTTTCGTATATACAATAAACCCTATTATAATAAGGAATATAGCTAGAAGTAAATAGTCTAAAGGACTAATGGTTTCCTCTGATCTGATATCTATAGGCTTATTCACAGTTACAGTTTCGCCATTGAATACATGAACATTGCCTATCCATCTTACTAAGAAAAATGGTGTAGTAAATATTTCTATAGTAATTTTCTCACCTTTATCTACCCATTCAGTGTTACCATTTATTTTAACTAAATATTGAGTAATATATAGAGGTTTGATAATTTCACTAGAATTTACCAATATATTAGCAGTAGAATTTAAAATATACCTCTCATTATTTGATATCTGAATAATTGAAGGCAAAGTAATATATTCGCCATCTCTTACATATTTCTCAATTGAACCATTTGGAAGTATAATTTTTTCAAGATACTTTAATGAATATATTGGAGTATAATTAATAGATTTATCAACAATCAACATTAAAGGAGACTTTAAAGTAAATAATTCTTTTGTCAAATTAATTATTCTAGGCAATATTATCTTTGTGCCATTATTAAACCAACCAACAATAGTACCATTAGGCAAACTAAGAGAAACATAATACTGCAAAACATAAGGAACAACAAAACTAACCGATTTATGAATTATATAAATATTAGATATATTAATTAAATATCTATCAGTAGGGGAAATATTGATAATAGTAGGCAATATTATCTTTGTGCCATTATTAAACCAACCAACAATAGTACCATTAGGCAAACTAAGAGAAACATAATACTGCAAAACATAAGGAACAACAAAACTAACCGGACCTTTTATAATCAATTCCGATGAACCATTCAACACATACCTTTCAGCAGAAGAGACATTGATAAATTTAGGAAATGAAACTACAGAACCATTATTAAACCAATCTTGTATATGCTTATTTGGATAATATATACTTACAAGATACTGCAAAACATATCTAGGAGAAATTATCATTGGAGAAACTACCGCGACTAAAGAAGAACTATTCAACACATACCTTTCAGCAGAAGAAATATTGATAAATTTTGGTAAAACAATGCTAGTACTATTCCTAATCCATCCAGAAAATGTGCAATTAGGATAGTTAATAGTAACAAAATCATAAACTGAATAGTAAGGAACGATAGAAATAGTTTCAAACCAGAAATTATTTGGCTGAATTGTATAGCCATTATTAATTACCTTTGATATTCCATCCTCATTAAGTATTATATCATCAAGAGTATAATTTAATGTATTATTCTCTTTCATAATATATTTTGATATATTAACTGTGAAAGATGAAGTTGTATAAAATACCTTACCACTTTCGTTAACAAATGTAAATCCTGGTATAATTGGATTAAACTTATTTGTCAAGAATCCTTGAAGAGAATTGCCAGACTTAACAATAGCCTGGCCATTTTTAATTTCAGTATGAATATTTCCTGCAGTTTCTAGAGAATTTAACCCATATGACATTATACTTGGAAAAGCAACCCACTTATCGTTACTATCATACATCAAACTAAGTTTAGCATTAAGTGAAGTGAAAATTGCCTCACTATTAGGATAATATCCTCCAAAAACCAATTCAACATCATAAGGATTTAAACTGCCAGTAAAATTAGGCCTTACAACTATGTTAGCTGATTCAACTTCAGGACATTTCACAAACACAGTATCATAGTAATTTACTGTTGGAGGAACCAAATTACTTGATTGAATTATGATATAGCCAAACCTAATATAGACTCCTTTTCCGTGTACTATAGAAATGTTATCTACTAAATAACCAGCTAATGGAACAGAATACGGAGTATCGGAATAATAGGAAGGTTCATATGAATAATACGTTCTAGAGTTATAGGTATTAATATTTCCATTACCCGAAATACTAATGTTAGCTAAATATGAAGAAAAATTCCATATTTCATCAGTAGGAGAGTAATAATGCAAACCAGTGTTAAAAAGGATTACATTTTGAAGCCATAATTCCTCCTTTTCATATCCATTTATCTGCAAAACTGCATTCATCTGAAGTGACGCTAGATCACCCTTAACTTGCAAAGAAGATATATTAAAATATCCTAAAATTGCAGATGTCTTTATACTATAAGTAGAAAGATGATCAGAATAATTGTAAAATCCATATGATGCTATACCAGTAGAAACAGAACTTCTATCAGAATAGAAAAGTGAATAAAAATCTAAACTACCTATATATAATTTGATTTCACTTGAATTTATATTAACTGCGTGATTAATTGCAATTACATATTCACCTTTTGGTAAAGGAATATAATAAGTTCCAGTAGAAACAGGTATAACATATTCGGCATCGCACGAGCCACCTAACACCCAATAGTCAAACTGCGTAGGGGTAAATACTGAAAGAATATATGTAGAAGAAAAATTACTTTCTACAATTAACTGTTGGCTAGCGCCAATATTCACATATCTATAAAGAATAGGAAACCAAATGTAAGGAGCTTTAGTATAAGGATACGGAGCTAATGGTAATTGTCGTTGTAAAACATGATTTGAATTGAACCCATTATTAATAAATGCAATAGAAGGAAGAATGAGCAAAGTTATGAGCACTAGAATTCCTACTAACTTTAACATGAAAATATTAATATGTATAATAGTTAATTAGTTTTCATGCTGAAAAAACAATGGATTAATATAAGGTCTCAGTGATAAGTATATATTAATAAGCGTTAAAAAATAAAAAGATATCACTAGAAAGCAATAAATAGATAAATAGAAAATATAATATTTAGATGATATGACAAAAGAAATTAGTAATTCTGATTAAAATATAAATAATAAAATATTACTTCTAACAAGTAAAATATTAAATATAACATTTTCCGCTAATGCAAATTATTGATACATATAAAATTTTGATATAAATTACGTTAGATTTGATACTGATTCATAGGAAGAAATTTTTTAAGCAATTTCCGCTTAAAGAAGAGATAGTTGGGCCCGTAGCTCAGCCAGGTAGAGCGGCGGGCTTTTAACGCATACGGGTAGCGGAAGCCACCCGTAGGTCCCGGGTTCGAATCCCGGCGGGCCCGCCACACCCAAAATGATTTCTCTTGAAAAATATATTTTAAAACTGGTTTTTTGATTATATATTGCACTTGCTATTATTCTTAAACTTATACTATCTAACTATCAAAGACTAATACTAAACATTATAACATAATGCAGTCTTCCTAAGCCTATCCAATTTAGAAATATAGGAACTTTAGAGCTAAACATATTTTTGATACTATTCTATTATTTTTTACTTACCTATATTTAACCAGTAAGTCTAACAATATAATTCAGTAATATCTGATACAAAAATTAACATTATATGCGTATATATTGATAAGTTACTAGATTTACATTTTATGATACTTTTTCTAGAATTCTCAACAAAATAAAGCTTATACTAAAGTTTAAAAACTTTAAATCATATAGTCAGTTATGGGTTTAAGAACTGGTCAAGAATATCTAGACGCGATAAAAGTAAGGAATAAGGCTGAAATTTATGTGTTAGGAAAAGAAGTAAAAGATGTTACTACTAATCCTTTCCTAAAACCTTCTGTTTTAGCTTTTAAGGCAACTTTCGATGCTCCTTGGGAAGAAGATACTAAAGATTTAGCCAGAGCATGGAGTCCTTTCATAAATGAAGAAGTAAATAGGTTTAATCATATTCATAGATCTAGAGAAGATTTAGCAGCAAAGGTAAAATTATTAAGAAAGATAAGCCACAAAGTAGGAGCATGTTTTCAACGTTGTGTAGGATTTGATGCACTGAACACATTATACATAACTACTGAATTAATGGCACAACATGGTAAAACGGAACCAAAGGAAAAATTTGTAGAATATCTAAAGACTGTACAAAAGAAGGATTTAGCATTAGCAGGCGCTATGACTGACGCTAAAGGAGTTAGAACTTTAAAACCAAGCCAACAACCAAATAAGGATGCTTATGTTAGAATTACAGAAGTTACTAAAGATGGAATCTATGTTTCTGGAGCTAAGGCAAATATTACTGGAGTTGCAGCTAGCGAAGAAATAGTTGTTTTACCTACCAGAGCAATGGGACCTGAAGATCAAGATTATGCAGTAGCTTTTGCTGTACCCACAGATACTGAAGGAATAAAGATTGTAGTAGGAAGACAATTAAATGATGCTAGAAGACTAGAAGGAGGAGATATAGACTCGATACCGTACTTCTATAATCATGAGGGATTAGTAATTTTTGATAATGTTTTCATCCCAATGGAAAGAGTATTCCTGATGAGAGATTGGGAATATACTAATCAATTAGTTGAAATATTTGCAGCTTATCACAGACAAGGATATGGAGGATGTAAGGCAGGATTAGGAGATGTAATAATAGGTGCTTCTTACAATTTAGCTAAACAAATGGGTGTAGAAAAAGCTTCACATATTCAAGATAAAATTACTGAGGAAATATTCTTAACTGAAACTATGTATTCCGCAGGAATTGCAGCTAGTTTAAACGGTATAGAAGTATGCCCAGGATGTTTCTGGGTTAATCCTATGCATGCTAATGTTACAAAACATCTAGTTACTAGATTTCCATCTCAAATATCTCAATTAGCTATTGACATTGCAGGAGGTATTGTTGGGACAGCTCCGAGCGAATGGGATTTAAAGAATCCTAAACTGAAAGAGTATATAGCAAAGTATTTACAAGGAGTAGAAGGATATACAGCAGAAGATCGTATAAGAATGACTAGGCTTATAGAAAACGTAGCATTAGGCGTTGCATTTCAAATTGAATCAGTCCATGGAGCAGGAAGCCCAGCAGCCCAAAGAATTATGTTTAGTAGGCTGTATGATTTAAGTTATTCAGAAGAAGTAGCCAAAAGATTAGCAGGAATGAAGTCTGATGTTCATTTTAAGAATTCAGCTGAACCATGGAGGCTAAGTGAAACTGAAAAATTAGCTTCAAAAACGCAAAAAACAAAAGATAATAAGTAATTTTTACCTTCTTTCTTTTTAACTTTAGAATAAATACTTTCTACTTTCTTTATTAATTTATGGATATGGAAAGAGAAATAGCTTATTATAGGTGTCAAAATAAGCCTGTAATATTTATAGCTAAGACTTTGAATATTGATTGCAAAACAGTAAGATATATTATTAATAAGTGGAAGAAGGAGACGCATGATTATGTATTTGCATTAAAAAGCAATTCAATTTCTTTTTTCAATCCTGATATTACAGGATTATTGAAAAGATCGGATCTCTCTTTTTCTTATGCACAAAAATTGCTTTCAAATACGTACGTTATAAATTACATTATTCTAAATAGAAACGAAGCACATAATCGTTACATGGATTGCATAAGATATCATATTCATCTCTTATTAACTCATAACTTAATCTAGTCTTCTTAGTCTTTCGAAAAGTAACCATGAAGCATGAGATGCAGAATATAATGAATTTAGTGTAGGGTAAAGCTTCCATTCTACTTCTCCATGAGCTAATAGATTTCTTACATTTATAGATAACCTAAATGCTAGACTGGTTCTCTTGTCCATATACTTTTCTGCCCATGCAAGTAATGAACCTTGAGAGTAAGGAAATATTTGTCCATTTATTTTAACTTTATATTTGCTCCAGCCTTTTTTCTTAAGTAGAAGTTTTAGTTTTCTATAGTCTAATTCTTTTCCTTTAATTTTCACTTTTTTCTTCTTATATTCTATATAATCAGCTTTATTTAGCCATTCACTATATAATGATCTTAAAGCCATTTCCATAACTAAATAAATCTCTAGTGTGGCTATTTCGTTAAAGCCTCCAATTTCTAATAGTTTTAGAGCATCATTCTGAACCTTAGATACCTTATCAGGTAAGTCTGTATGAAGTTCGCCTTCTCCTAAAATAAGGTAAGGTATATTTGCTAAAAATACTCCTAAAGCGTCTTTCTTATTATCTACCTTAATTTTCTCAGTTTCATTAATTATAATGTACTTATCTTTATATTTTATTTTATCAATTGCTTCATTAAGTATTTCTTCATCTCCTTTTTTATCATACTGAAAGAAATCGTTTACTGCTTTTATGATTTTCTTGTTAAACACATAATGTCTTAAATTAATAAGTTATTAATTTTTACCTTATATTTTAGAATGAAAAATTCAGATAAGTGTAAAATATACTAACTTCTAATTCGACTCACAGATAGTCAATCCAAAAAACGTTTTTATCAAGCTTATCTAAACTCCAACATAACAATAGATTAAATTATTTTTTATGTTTTTAATAAGATACTATGCCAGGTGGTAGAGCTAGAATTGGTGTAATACTTCCTTCAAATAATGCTGCTATGGAATATGATTTATGGAAGATGGCGCCAGAAGGAGTAACAATACATGCGACTAGAATGAAACCAACTAAAGGATGCGAACCACAAAATGTAGAGGAATTTAGAAAGGAAATATATGATGCGTATTATTTGCTTCATGAAGTTTCTGATATAATTATTTACGGTAGAACTTATGGAACACATAAACATGGAAATATAATTAAAGAAATTATAAAGGACGTAGTTATACCAGAAGAAGCTGTTATTGAAATCTTAAGAAAATTGAAAGTTAAAAAGGTATGGGTAGGCACTCCATATATAAAAGAACGAACATTAGAGGAAGTCCAATGGATTAAAAATGAAGGCTTTGAAGTTACTGGTTATGATGGTTTAGGTAAAATAAGAGGAGTAGATATTTCTAATACTCCAATATTTACAATCTATAGACTAGTGAAAAGAAATCTGGAAGATGTTATGAAAGCTGATGCTGTTTATATAGCTTGTACTGCACTATCTACTTTTGAAGCTTCCAAATATCTTTACGAAGATCTTAATATTCCAGTAATTACTGAAAATACTGCAGCTATGTGGATGACACTTCAGAGACTAAAGATATCAAGCAATAATATCTTTGGATTCAAGTTATAACGTATTAGCCTATTATAAGAATAGAAAGATTTTATAATTATGAATAATGCATTTTAAAACGTGAAACGAATAATAGTTGGAATTTTTGTGCTGATATTAGCTATAGGAATTGCATTTTACGCTAGTGCCTCTAATTTTCATAATATATCTCTTTCTCCATATGACTCTAAAGAAATCAACTTAAACTCTCCAATTGATTTAATTTCTATTAAAAATGTGTCTGCTAGTATTAGTTTATCTGTAATAAATGGCAGTATAGACAAAATAATTAATGAATCTAATCAAGAAATCATAATAGTATCCTTAAATGCAAGTAGGGGCGAACTAATATTAATTAACAATTCTTCTAGCTTATTAAATATTAAATACAATATAGAAACATTAAATAGTACCAGAGTACTGCTATTCTTTGGATCAATAATTATTTTCATTAGCGGATCAGTACTAGTACTAACTGAAATAAAAAGAAAGAAATAAGATATGTTTTAACTATTAACTGATAATAAAAAATTTTATCTAGAGCAACTTTAATAATTTTAATGAAAGATTTAGGTAGGATAATAGGTATTATAGTTTTTATCGCTATTGTATTAATCTATTTGTTTGTATTTGATTATTATTCGTTTTTATCTTTAGGAATAAACCAGTTTCATAATATTATTAGTTATCAACCTAGCTTCAAATATTATATTTCAAGTAATAATCTGATATTATGCATTATAAATAATCAGAATTTTTCCATTATTATATATAATATATCTGGAAAATATATTTATTTGCCTAAATCACAGATTATATCTCCAATGTCTATAGATAATATCTCACTTATTATAACTAATACAACGAATTTTAATTCAAGTATAAATAATGCTAACTGTGTAATACACATTAAACTTGGATTTTTAAGTTCTAATATATCTATTAGTCAGGTGATATAAATTGAGAGTAAAAATCAATTATCCTTTAACATTAATATCTCTTGTTTTTAATATTCTTATATCTACTTTACCTGGTTATTGGTGGTATTATTCCATAGGAAAATTAGCAGTTATTCAAGATTCTCCTTTTCAAATTTATATTTCATTATTCAATCAAAGTTTAGTTATTACAAACTTTATTAATGTTTTTCTTTTTGCATTCAGATTTTATATCATTGGCATCTCTATTTATTATATTTTTTTATTGCTAAAAGGTAAAAAGAATACAATGCTGACAATTACATGGATAAGCTATCTCTATATTCTTGATCCAGTAATAATTTTTATTATATTTAATTTTATACTTAAATATTTTATTCCTATACATTATAATTTTTTTATTGTAGGTGAAGAAAACATATCTATTCATTCAGGAAATTATATTATAAATACGTACATACAAAGCTATCCAACTGAGGAATTTATTCTTGCAATAATTGTAGGATCAGTTAACTTAGCATCAAGAATAATAAAAAATTTATAATTCACTGAATCTAAAAAATTTTCAGCGTATTATCAGGAAATTTTAGATAGTCTAAATTTTCAGAAATTAGTGAAGACTGAATTTTGAGGTTAAAGTATACAGAAAATTTTTAATAAGAAACTATAGTGATGAGATTTGTGAGTTTGATATTAATTATTACTAATTATATAGGAATTGTGGCTTTTTCAGTTTCTGGATCTATAAAGGCTATAGAAAAAAGAATGGATCTTCTAGGAATTATCACACTTGGATTCTCTACATCTTTAGCAGGAGGTATTTTAGCTGATTTATTGCTTGGAATAACTCCACCTACTAACTTAATCTATTTACCTTATCCTACAGCTTCCTTTTTAACTAGTATAATGACATTTCTTTACTTTAGAAAATTTAACATTATTAATAAGATCTTGATTTATGCAGATGCGTTAGGATTAGGCGCTTTTACTGCTTCCGGCGCTTCTTTAGCTTATCATCTATCTCCATCACCTTTACTAGTTATAATGGTCGGAACTATAACTGCAGTTGGAGGGGGAGTATTAAGAGATATTCTAGCAAATGACATACCTCTAGTTCTTACAAAGGAATTTTATGCTACCTCAGCTATAATTGGATCGTCAGCGTATTATATTTTAGCTTACCTTAATATTCCAGCTTATACTAACTCTAGTATTGTTTTACTTTTGACGTTCTTTTTAAGGGTAATAGCTATAATGAAAAAATGGAAATTACCTTCTATTAATTAAACAAATCCATTTTCTACCATCTTTTCTTCTACTTTTTTCCAAAAACTTGAGGATATTAGGAATGGCAAACTAAGAACAAACATAACTAGACTTGATATTATTCCAGACATTAAGCCTATAATTATTGCAGGAATATATATTAAGATTAGTACTGGAAATGATAAGAATGTTATTAAGTATTGGATAGCTGTGTACCTATAATTTGGCATTGTATCTTCTTTTACTTGAAACGGATTTAGTCTAGCTTGTATAGACGCTAAATAAATATAAGAAAATGGTAACGTAATTATTGTAGATATTCCAAGGCCTAAAGTCACAGGATTTAACATAAAGACAATACCGATAGGCAAGAAAATTAGCATTATACTAAGAGCTTTACTTAGAAGATAATATCTGGCATACTTAATAGGTGGTAAAAGACCCATGCTTATCCAAAGAGGCTCAAATGAAAATGCTGAGAATGCAGTATAATATAAGAACATTATTTCTATAATGGGAATAAACGTAATAAATTGAAATAAAGGTATAATTTTG
This genomic window from Acidianus manzaensis contains:
- a CDS encoding DUF504 domain-containing protein encodes the protein MKIKEAINMIIWKYKDRKEDFQLVIRDRFVNEVEIPFKDIQRVDNNYIYLYNETIIPLHRVLRIKKGNITIWRRYST
- a CDS encoding thermopsin family protease; translation: MLKLVGILVLITLLILPSIAFINNGFNSNHVLQRQLPLAPYPYTKAPYIWFPILYRYVNIGASQQLIVESNFSSTYILSVFTPTQFDYWVLGGSCDAEYVIPVSTGTYYIPLPKGEYVIAINHAVNINSSEIKLYIGSLDFYSLFYSDRSSVSTGIASYGFYNYSDHLSTYSIKTSAILGYFNISSLQVKGDLASLQMNAVLQINGYEKEELWLQNVILFNTGLHYYSPTDEIWNFSSYLANISISGNGNINTYNSRTYYSYEPSYYSDTPYSVPLAGYLVDNISIVHGKGVYIRFGYIIIQSSNLVPPTVNYYDTVFVKCPEVESANIVVRPNFTGSLNPYDVELVFGGYYPNSEAIFTSLNAKLSLMYDSNDKWVAFPSIMSYGLNSLETAGNIHTEIKNGQAIVKSGNSLQGFLTNKFNPIIPGFTFVNESGKVFYTTSSFTVNISKYIMKENNTLNYTLDDIILNEDGISKVINNGYTIQPNNFWFETISIVPYYSVYDFVTINYPNCTFSGWIRNSTSIVLPKFINISSAERYVLNSSSLVAVVSPMIISPRYVLQYLVSIYYPNKHIQDWFNNGSVVSFPKFINVSSAERYVLNGSSELIIKGPVSFVVPYVLQYYVSLSLPNGTIVGWFNNGTKIILPTIINISPTDRYLINISNIYIIHKSVSFVVPYVLQYYVSLSLPNGTIVGWFNNGTKIILPRIINLTKELFTLKSPLMLIVDKSINYTPIYSLKYLEKIILPNGSIEKYVRDGEYITLPSIIQISNNERYILNSTANILVNSSEIIKPLYITQYLVKINGNTEWVDKGEKITIEIFTTPFFLVRWIGNVHVFNGETVTVNKPIDIRSEETISPLDYLLLAIFLIIIGFIVYTKKFRHR
- a CDS encoding 4-hydroxyphenylacetate 3-hydroxylase family protein; this encodes MGLRTGQEYLDAIKVRNKAEIYVLGKEVKDVTTNPFLKPSVLAFKATFDAPWEEDTKDLARAWSPFINEEVNRFNHIHRSREDLAAKVKLLRKISHKVGACFQRCVGFDALNTLYITTELMAQHGKTEPKEKFVEYLKTVQKKDLALAGAMTDAKGVRTLKPSQQPNKDAYVRITEVTKDGIYVSGAKANITGVAASEEIVVLPTRAMGPEDQDYAVAFAVPTDTEGIKIVVGRQLNDARRLEGGDIDSIPYFYNHEGLVIFDNVFIPMERVFLMRDWEYTNQLVEIFAAYHRQGYGGCKAGLGDVIIGASYNLAKQMGVEKASHIQDKITEEIFLTETMYSAGIAASLNGIEVCPGCFWVNPMHANVTKHLVTRFPSQISQLAIDIAGGIVGTAPSEWDLKNPKLKEYIAKYLQGVEGYTAEDRIRMTRLIENVALGVAFQIESVHGAGSPAAQRIMFSRLYDLSYSEEVAKRLAGMKSDVHFKNSAEPWRLSETEKLASKTQKTKDNK
- a CDS encoding arylmalonate decarboxylase; the encoded protein is MPGGRARIGVILPSNNAAMEYDLWKMAPEGVTIHATRMKPTKGCEPQNVEEFRKEIYDAYYLLHEVSDIIIYGRTYGTHKHGNIIKEIIKDVVIPEEAVIEILRKLKVKKVWVGTPYIKERTLEEVQWIKNEGFEVTGYDGLGKIRGVDISNTPIFTIYRLVKRNLEDVMKADAVYIACTALSTFEASKYLYEDLNIPVITENTAAMWMTLQRLKISSNNIFGFKL
- a CDS encoding trimeric intracellular cation channel family protein, which produces MSLILIITNYIGIVAFSVSGSIKAIEKRMDLLGIITLGFSTSLAGGILADLLLGITPPTNLIYLPYPTASFLTSIMTFLYFRKFNIINKILIYADALGLGAFTASGASLAYHLSPSPLLVIMVGTITAVGGGVLRDILANDIPLVLTKEFYATSAIIGSSAYYILAYLNIPAYTNSSIVLLLTFFLRVIAIMKKWKLPSIN